From a single Aliarcobacter faecis genomic region:
- a CDS encoding helix-turn-helix domain-containing protein, whose protein sequence is MQKIEKINYFDLIEVNKMINNPFSREIFISTIKKEYGSGYTIFYDLGNGIAVYIRNFTTNKDLLLVEECNVSGGSLIFNLGDDINFLYRNSEKYTLKKESLLLGLSSNNFYVEVPLKKNKKLITFSIGMKEELFLEITSPIDNIKSYMKEAHKKSYSIFDTLQIDTLQHEIINYFQDKDSFKNILKTIYLESKTTDLIHYTIQKISKSLNKSTNTKSRASSLERAKEIIMQEYSSNLSIKNIAYKSAINECYLKKDFKEFYNMTILEMLQKRRLEVAKELLKDEFNVNEVARKVGYKNSGYFSKLFINYFKISPVQYKKQFKY, encoded by the coding sequence ATGCAAAAAATTGAAAAGATAAATTATTTTGATTTGATAGAAGTAAATAAAATGATAAATAATCCATTTTCTAGAGAGATTTTTATATCTACAATAAAAAAAGAATATGGTAGCGGATATACAATCTTTTATGATTTAGGAAATGGTATAGCTGTTTATATTAGAAATTTTACTACCAATAAAGATTTATTGCTTGTAGAAGAGTGTAATGTTTCAGGAGGAAGTTTAATATTCAATTTGGGTGATGATATCAACTTCTTATATAGAAATTCTGAAAAATATACTTTGAAAAAAGAATCTTTACTCTTAGGCTTATCATCGAATAATTTTTATGTCGAAGTTCCTTTAAAAAAAAATAAAAAACTTATAACATTTTCAATCGGAATGAAAGAAGAACTTTTCTTAGAAATCACTTCTCCTATTGATAATATAAAGAGTTATATGAAAGAAGCACATAAAAAAAGCTATTCTATTTTTGATACTTTGCAAATTGATACTTTGCAACATGAAATAATTAATTATTTTCAAGATAAAGATTCATTTAAAAATATTTTAAAAACAATATATTTAGAATCTAAAACTACTGATTTAATTCATTACACCATACAAAAAATTTCAAAATCTTTAAATAAATCAACTAATACTAAAAGTAGAGCTTCTTCTTTGGAAAGGGCAAAAGAAATTATTATGCAAGAATATAGCTCAAATTTATCTATAAAAAATATTGCTTACAAATCTGCAATAAACGAATGTTATTTAAAAAAAGATTTTAAAGAATTTTATAATATGACTATTTTAGAAATGCTACAAAAAAGAAGGTTAGAAGTAGCAAAAGAATTGTTAAAAGATGAATTTAATGTAAATGAAGTTGCTAGAAAAGTTGGTTATAAGAACTCAGGATATTTTAGTAAGCTTTTTATTAATTATTTTAAGATTTCACCTGTTCAGTACAAAAAACAATTTAAATACTAG
- a CDS encoding TonB-dependent siderophore receptor, protein MKDNFFNKKISINFCMLLISGSSLFGEDITKLEEITVNEVAYSKYQNEAKPELNRTQISKNDTAKSIQTFNKSFIEEAALQNVEDIIEMSSNTVYTGDNHGRTNDISMRGFSGVPILFDGVRITNKLAHPEVYNLESVEVLKGPDSLQYGQSSPGGLVNLVTKKPIKESLAKIDFDATDNPSYSPKIDIGGALNTKKSLYFRLTSVFKYDEGWTNSNTDTNRLFIAPSLAYEINDNNVITLVSEYTDEKTPSNFGTYVNSNGKLAAPTKNMSSHPDEKFKKTQKIVGFDIDSIYDTWNSNFKYRYIDYKGENGNVMFPFMYQESTGNLSRFFAIQNQEHQEHALQYTLNKEFDILGFKNRFTIGSDYNKSYSEIAMFADMTQFSSIKLANPNYGRLSDLKDHSNAKDMSSPKTFVENYGIFLQDNINLTDSLIFSTGIRYDEVKPKNGQKSDATTPQFGLVYHLNPQTTFFTNYSESFTPTTRQDRNGKILDPEKGKGYEIGVKQKLFEDRFDLTSSIFKIEKENVATLDINGGNTFVYKASGKQESQGFEIDLNGDITSNLSLIASYGYTTTENKEISNKELTNVPHHTANIFATYKLSSINLPDYYIGGGTRFIGGKYADEANNIKLDSALIYNATVGYKKGNWRANLSVQNLTNEEYVDGALISDARGTRVYAGTPRTFLASVSYKF, encoded by the coding sequence ATGAAAGATAATTTTTTTAATAAAAAAATATCAATTAATTTTTGTATGCTTTTAATATCGGGTTCTTCATTGTTTGGAGAAGATATTACAAAGCTAGAAGAGATAACAGTAAATGAAGTAGCTTATTCAAAATATCAAAATGAAGCTAAGCCTGAATTAAACAGAACTCAAATATCAAAAAATGATACTGCAAAATCAATACAAACATTCAATAAATCGTTTATAGAAGAAGCTGCGCTTCAAAATGTTGAAGATATTATAGAAATGTCATCAAACACAGTTTATACTGGAGATAATCATGGCAGAACAAATGATATATCAATGAGAGGATTTTCAGGAGTTCCAATACTTTTTGATGGAGTAAGAATTACAAATAAATTAGCACATCCAGAAGTTTATAATCTTGAGTCAGTCGAAGTATTAAAAGGTCCTGATAGTTTACAATATGGACAATCAAGTCCAGGAGGGCTTGTAAACTTAGTTACAAAAAAACCAATAAAAGAATCTTTAGCTAAAATAGATTTTGATGCAACAGATAATCCTTCTTATAGCCCAAAGATAGATATAGGAGGAGCACTTAATACAAAAAAATCATTATATTTTAGATTAACTTCTGTTTTTAAATATGATGAAGGTTGGACAAATTCTAATACAGATACAAATAGATTATTTATTGCTCCTTCATTAGCTTATGAGATAAATGATAATAATGTTATAACTTTGGTTAGTGAATATACAGATGAAAAAACTCCTTCAAATTTTGGAACTTATGTTAATAGTAATGGTAAACTAGCAGCTCCTACAAAAAATATGAGTTCGCATCCTGATGAAAAATTTAAAAAAACACAAAAAATTGTAGGATTTGATATAGATAGTATTTATGATACATGGAACTCAAATTTTAAATATAGATACATTGATTATAAAGGTGAAAATGGAAATGTTATGTTTCCTTTTATGTATCAAGAATCGACAGGTAATTTATCAAGATTTTTTGCTATTCAAAATCAAGAACATCAAGAACATGCCTTACAATATACCTTGAATAAAGAATTTGATATTTTAGGGTTTAAGAATAGATTTACGATAGGAAGTGATTATAATAAATCTTATTCCGAAATAGCTATGTTTGCAGATATGACTCAATTTTCATCTATAAAATTAGCCAATCCAAACTATGGAAGACTTAGTGACTTAAAAGACCACTCAAATGCAAAAGATATGTCATCACCAAAAACATTTGTTGAAAACTATGGAATATTTTTACAAGATAATATAAATCTAACTGATAGTCTGATTTTTAGTACTGGGATTAGATATGATGAAGTAAAACCAAAAAATGGACAAAAAAGTGATGCTACAACTCCACAATTTGGTTTAGTTTATCATCTAAATCCTCAAACAACATTTTTTACAAATTACTCTGAATCTTTTACGCCAACGACTAGACAAGATAGAAATGGAAAAATATTAGATCCAGAAAAAGGAAAAGGTTATGAAATTGGAGTTAAACAAAAATTATTTGAAGATAGATTTGACTTAACTTCATCAATATTTAAAATAGAAAAAGAAAATGTTGCAACACTTGATATAAATGGTGGAAATACATTTGTATATAAAGCAAGTGGTAAACAAGAAAGCCAAGGATTTGAAATTGATTTAAATGGAGATATTACATCAAATTTATCTCTTATTGCTTCTTATGGATATACAACTACAGAAAACAAAGAGATTAGTAATAAAGAATTAACAAATGTTCCACACCATACAGCAAATATTTTTGCAACTTACAAACTTTCTTCAATCAATCTTCCAGATTATTATATTGGAGGAGGGACTAGATTTATAGGAGGAAAATATGCAGATGAAGCAAACAATATTAAACTAGATTCTGCACTTATTTACAATGCAACAGTGGGTTATAAAAAAGGAAATTGGAGAGCAAATTTAAGTGTACAAAACTTAACTAATGAAGAATATGTTGATGGTGCACTTATAAGTGATGCAAGAGGAACAAGAGTATATGCAGGAACTCCTAGAACTTTTTTAGCATCGGTTTCTTATAAATTTTAA
- a CDS encoding PepSY-associated TM helix domain-containing protein, which yields MNIDKSLKQEDERLFKQRLQRVHAITGIIFSLFMYIALFFGIFAILLPFIQNWEKPSRHYKMPDITKIDYNSLIEPILEDPNYPKINPITITLPGNMQDPSLKISTDFVEPLTINPNTNEIFIDNEKISNLAMFLNHMHYGKPLGEFGLYMFGFVAVGVLFLVIGGVLLILKIKYKNNSNTKVGLFSKYHRKIFIWTFAPFIIITLTGAMFNLGLKNSGFMTHIVSKGEASHHAQIAYPYLFPKPTMSTLNNEKTKMLPINELIIKAKEIAPEVDYQKIKIINYGDSSALFILEGYNPYMPFLNGISNKPHVVLSGVDGKLIYQEKVLDRHWSAIFLDMILFLHFLFGVDIFTRLFIVILMLFSTFAVGFGVLLYLEKNSRKFPKEIPIYQGFGKLSLAVMIGVIPATGLLFVLQWLLPFDMENRVLIQKGLFATLWIATLTYSFYKLNSYKTAKEFLYLGGILFLLSPIIHFINSGFSPINLYLNEMYTILSVDIGLFIFGLILLFVAYKLPTNREKIQEFWTKRGVK from the coding sequence ATGAATATAGATAAATCTTTGAAACAAGAAGATGAAAGACTTTTTAAGCAAAGGCTACAAAGAGTACATGCAATAACTGGAATAATATTTTCTTTATTTATGTATATAGCATTATTTTTTGGAATATTTGCTATTTTACTGCCATTTATACAAAATTGGGAAAAGCCCTCAAGACATTATAAAATGCCAGATATTACAAAAATAGATTATAACTCATTAATAGAACCTATACTAGAAGACCCTAATTATCCAAAAATTAATCCAATTACTATAACCCTTCCTGGAAATATGCAAGATCCTAGTTTAAAAATATCAACAGATTTTGTTGAACCATTGACAATTAATCCAAATACAAATGAGATATTTATAGATAATGAAAAAATATCTAATTTGGCTATGTTTTTAAATCATATGCATTATGGAAAACCTTTGGGTGAGTTTGGACTTTATATGTTTGGATTTGTTGCAGTAGGAGTGTTATTTTTAGTTATAGGAGGTGTATTATTAATACTAAAAATAAAGTATAAAAATAATTCAAATACAAAAGTAGGTTTATTTTCAAAATATCATAGAAAAATATTTATTTGGACTTTTGCACCATTTATAATTATAACCCTAACTGGGGCTATGTTTAATTTAGGTTTAAAAAATTCTGGATTTATGACTCATATAGTTTCAAAAGGAGAAGCTTCTCATCATGCTCAAATAGCATATCCATATTTATTTCCTAAACCAACTATGAGTACATTGAATAATGAAAAAACAAAAATGCTTCCAATTAACGAATTAATAATAAAAGCTAAAGAAATAGCTCCAGAAGTTGATTATCAAAAAATTAAGATAATAAATTATGGAGATTCTAGTGCTTTGTTTATACTAGAAGGATATAACCCTTATATGCCTTTTTTAAATGGTATTTCAAATAAACCTCATGTTGTATTAAGTGGAGTAGATGGAAAATTAATATACCAAGAAAAAGTTTTAGATAGACATTGGAGTGCAATATTTTTGGACATGATATTATTTTTGCATTTTTTATTTGGAGTGGATATTTTCACAAGATTGTTTATTGTCATTTTGATGTTATTTTCAACATTTGCAGTAGGCTTTGGAGTATTACTATATTTAGAAAAAAATTCTAGAAAATTTCCAAAAGAAATACCAATATATCAAGGTTTTGGAAAATTATCTTTAGCTGTTATGATTGGAGTTATTCCAGCTACTGGACTTTTATTTGTTTTACAATGGTTACTTCCTTTTGATATGGAAAATAGAGTATTAATTCAAAAAGGTTTATTTGCAACTCTTTGGATAGCTACTTTAACTTATAGCTTCTATAAACTAAATTCTTATAAAACAGCCAAAGAGTTTTTATATCTTGGTGGAATTTTATTTCTTTTAAGTCCAATAATACATTTTATAAATAGTGGATTTAGCCCAATAAATTTATATTTAAATGAAATGTATACCATACTAAGTGTTGATATTGGATTATTTATATTTGGTTTAATTTTACTTTTTGTTGCTTATAAATTACCAACAAATAGAGAAAAGATTCAAGAGTTTTGGACAAAAAGAGGCGTTAAATGA
- a CDS encoding IS3 family transposase translates to MLKYIELFYNRVRSHIYLNRLSPVKFEEKIEILHSVTVA, encoded by the coding sequence ATTTTAAAATATATTGAACTGTTTTATAATAGAGTTAGATCTCATATCTATTTAAATCGATTATCACCAGTTAAATTTGAAGAAAAGATAGAAATATTACACTCAGTAACAGTAGCGTAG